In Choloepus didactylus isolate mChoDid1 chromosome 6, mChoDid1.pri, whole genome shotgun sequence, one DNA window encodes the following:
- the LOC119537875 gene encoding olfactory receptor 52K1-like: protein MSQSHSAFPGKMSGWNNGSSNMSYTSFLMVGFPGLQESRALLVLLFLGFYLVIISINALVIHTVVTQQSLHQPMYILITLLLAVNICAATTVVPAMLFSFSTSFNRISLTHCLLQMFCIYFLIVFDCNILLVMALDRYVAICYPLRYLEIVTSRLLAVLVGLAAARSTCIVAPVVGLASRVRFCRSNVIHHFACEHMALMKLSCGDISLNKTVGLTVRIFNRVLDMLLLGTSYSCIIHAAFQISSSRARSKALNTCGSHLLVIFTVYSSTMSSSIVYRLAHTASQDVHNLISAFYLLLPCLANPIIYGARTKEIRQHLATLFQRARPQDHREKPLSLPSQRELSA from the coding sequence ATGTCCCAGAGCCATTCTGCTTTCCCAGGGAAGATGTCAGGGTGGAACAATGGAAGCTCTAACATGTCCTACACCAGCTTCCTCATGGTGGGCTTCCCAGGGCTGCAGGAGTCCCGTGCCCTCCTTGTGCTGCTTTTCCTTGGCTTCTATTTGGTGATCATCTCCATCAATGCCCTGGTCATCCACACGGTGGTAACCCAGCAGAGCCTGCACCAGCCCATGTACATACTCATCACCCTTCTCCTGGCTGTCAACATCTGTGCTGCCACGACCGTGGTACCCGCCATGCTGTTCAGCTTCTCCACCAGCTTCAACCGCATTTCCTTGACCCACTGCCTGCTACAGATGTTCTGCATCTACTTCCTCATTGTCTTTGACTGCAACATCCTCCTGGTCATGGCTCTGGACCGCTATGTTGCTATCTGCTATCCACTCCGCTACCTCGAGATAGTGACAAGCCGGCTGCTGGCTGTCCTCGTGGGGCTGGCAGCTGCCAGGAGCACATGCATTGTGGCTCCAGTGGTGGGGTTGGCCTCCCGGGTTCGCTTCTGCCGCTCAAATGTGATCCATCACTTTGCATGTGAGCACATGGCCCTGATGAAGCTCTCCTGTGGGGATATCTCCCTCAACAAGACTGTGGGACTCACCGTCCGCATCTTCAACAGAGTCCTGGACATGCTCCTACTTGGAACCTCCTACTCCTGCATCATCCATGCTGCATTCCAGATTTCATCAAGCCGAGCACGTTCCAAGGCCCTGAACACCTGTGGCTCCCATCTGCTGGTCATCTTCACAGTCTACTCCTCTACCATGTCCTCATCCATCGTCTACCGTTTGGCCCACACTGCCTCCCAGGACGTACACAACCTGATCAGTGCCTTCTACCTGCTGCTTCCATGTCTGGCCAACCCCATCATCTATGGGGCCAGGACCAAGGAAATCAGGCAGCATCTGGCAACTCTGTTCCAAAGGGCACGGCCACAGGACCACCGTGAGAAGCCTTTGTCCCTGCCCTCACAAAGGGAGCTTTCTGCCTGA